AGCCCTACAATTATatacaattaaaatatataatatcttcTCAGCATAGGATAAAACTATTTTACATTACAAGGAAGCTTCACTTGCATTTATGATCCATTTTGCAATAACCATGATGTTTTggaaacacacaatgaaatgcAGTTACTACCCCCTCCatgttacacacacagtaatgtGTGAACAgatattcaaatattttaacTTATATTAGgataaaacaatgaaacagaACAAAGTGTATATAAAAAGTAGCACTAAAGGgcgaaatgaaaaagaaaacaattctaTTTACAGGGAAGATAAACTGCACAGTTACATAGATACATATAAGGATATTATACACACAAtatcaaatatttcaaatattttgagTTGTGCATTGCTGGCTAGCTCTTATTCTTCCCGTCTTTTGTTGTTACTTGGTACATTATTGGCGCACACTTACTAACACTAAGTCCTCACTAACACCAAGAAGGTGGAGCACATTATAGTGGTCCTTAAATCACTGCATCGGCTTCCAGTGTGCCAGAAGACagattttttatgattttactTGTCTACAAAGCACTTTCACTGTCTTTcaaatgcaatttaaaaatattttaatgttttagttttaacaTATTCCGATGTCCCTTTTAAGCACTATTACAAAACATGGCATTACTGGTCATCAGAAAGTCCACAGGGTCCCTAATTTGAGTTACTTTATGTGTTGTATGCTGTTGTGGCCGGCTATCACAGTGGATTTGAAGGTTCACGTTGTATCTTGTGTTACCTGCAGCTCCGGAAGATCATCCAGACCCCAGACTTCCCCAGCAAAAGGAACCCTCATTTGAGGACCAAACCTATGGAGCAGAGGAGGCAGGAGCTGGAAGACTACATCCAGGTAACACATCCAGGTGTACACACAGTGAGGTGGGCACTTCTTTAGGCACTCAGCTCTCGTCTTTACAGCAGATATCCTTCAGCAGCAAGCCTCTGTTCCTTTTGTGTGCGACAGATCTTTTGACTTAGataaacaaccaaccaaacTTCATTTATATGAAACAGAAGTTGAGAACTGCTTTCCAGGAATAAGACAAATAAGAAGTAGATAAAATGCATTGGTAGCCGAATGGTTAACGAAGCATGCTGCACGGCCACCGCAATGTCACTGGTTTGGTTTTAGCCGGCGACATTTGCATCTCATCATGCCctcttctctgcctctgctgcccaataaaggcaaaaaaaatgcCCCAAAACCTGACCTAAGACCAAAGCTACAAGACAAAAGACTCATTCATAAACGCTCAGTCTTGAAATTACTTTAACCAAAGTTAATTTTTACAAGTTGTATTGTTCTCTCATTGGCCAGGAGATCATCTATCAGAATGAAGACGTGCCTCAGGTGCTGCTCGACTTCCTCCACCTGAAACACTTTCACACAGGGAACAAGATCAGCAGCACGGAGTAAGTCCTTCAGTCCAGGCTCCTCTGACTGCACCCAGAGATGTCGGACATGTTGCTATATTTAGCGCCTCTATTTTTGGATTGGGAGCAATGCagcaatataataaaaatgcaGCTAATGATCAAGGACAAATGTACACATATGAAACAGATCAATCCAGaccttatttgttttttgtctgcatTGAACTTTGgattatatacatgtatatatatatatatgtatgtatatatatatagatatatatatagatatatagatatatatatatatataatccatatatatatatatatatatacatatatatatatatatataatccccatatatatatatatatatgtatatatatatatatatatatatatatatatatatatacacatatacatatatatatagtaactttcaaaacagaaacaaacagtgtcCTTGCAGGAAATGTGTAATAGTTATGTGCTCTAATTTCAGATCCCTTGATGAATTGGACAGTCAGGATTACAGGTAAGATCTTAACTAGTGATTCCCATTTTTCTGTATACATGCAGTACAGAATATGTGCTGTGTCTGTGTAGAGCATGGATACCTGATTGAACCCACCAGGCTGGGTTGGCTGCTTCTGTTGACACGGTGCTTTCAAGTTCATTTAGTGAAAATATGTTGTTAAAATATGccaaatcagtgtttttcaatctTTTTCCTGGGAGCCTCCTGTCCTGCAGGTTTttgatgtttccctgctcccGCACATCATTTAgcttcatttgaatcaggtgtgttcgAGTAgggacacaacaacaaacaagcagGGCAGGGTGTGAAAACACTGAGCTAAACTGACAAGTCTATAAGAAACAGGGTTCTCCGTGCATCTTCCAACAAAATGCAGCTGAGTCAGGTGTAATTGTGCAAAGTGATGCTGCATTCACGGATTCTAGGATGGTCCTTATTTCCTGAGTTGGGAAGTTGTTATTCCGACTTCGGCATGTTCGTGTGTCATGTCagaatgtgggagcaacatggacgccaCAAAGAAGTAAACATCACGTTATCAGCTGCTTTAAgtgtttgagtgacaaggaagagcaaaggaaacaaTACAATGGCTATACAAaacatgactttggtaaaagtctCTTACCATCAACCCAGTGTTAACTTTCATCTGCCATGTTTCAACTCAGCAACTTCTGTACCCAAATTTTTCTTGGTCAGAGTTATTGCTCTAGGAGAATTCACATCAAGCCCTTCAAGTCAGTCTGAAAAACGTTCCAGCCTTTTTACAACAGCACATGACACTATTATGTCTTCATCAGAGTCCGTTATACGAAGTGCTTGGGCTTGTTATTTTACATGACAACACTTTGAATGCAACGCAGAGGGTATTTGTTACTTTTCAGGTGGCAAACATTCATTAAGCTTACATTATCTGGCTTACGTCAGGTTtggacattaaaaaacagagcGCCTGTCGAGTTCAGGTTGGgctttgacatatactcaattgaaaacagtacaaaaacagCATATTTATCAGTTTACCTCATctacttcatttatttttgtaaatatctgctCATTTTGAATTTGCTACCAGCAACACGTTTCTAACAAGTTGgtacaggagcaacaaaagactgagaaAGTTGTTGAATGCTCCAGAAACTCCTGTTTGGATcatttcacaggtaaacaggttcattggtaacaggtgatagtgtcatgattgggtatgaaaagCCAGAGCTTCCTCCAAAGGctttcacaagcaaggatgaaGCAAGGTTCCCCACATGATtatataaaggatattactaaatgggctcaggaacacgatttcattctgtttttagTGTCCCAACTTTCTGACCTTGATGAATGTTTGATTTAGTTGAAGTCCTGCAGGTTTCATTATAAACAGGGATTCAAACCCAAAGAGGAGCGAAAACAAACTATAATCAAATCACTGTAAGGAGCAAACATGTGTCAAAACACTTGCAGgtattattttttatgcaaaCTGACACTCACATACCACATCCAGGCCCCCATACGTCGTGACTTCTTCTGGCTGTACATCTTGTCCTGTTAGAGTTATGGGAATCAGTTTACGCACATGAAATGACACAATGCTGAGAACATCGTGTAAGTTGCTCCCAAGGGCCACCCCTCGGCTCAGGGCCCTGGATCAACTCTGTTCGGGCTTGCATCTGGCACATTCACACCAGAATAAGCATgtaagagattttttttttaccgttgCATAAGAATAATTTGTCACATTTCaccttttgtttcttcagttatCAATTACCACATCAGCGAGTCTTTGGATTTTTCCAGGATCCGTATATCTCTGACTGCACCTCAGGTGGGAGAGAACAGCACGTACAGGCTTTTGCAAAAGAGTCAAATATATTCTGGAACATTTTGAGAAAcatcagatttttaatttaaaagcatGACTAACATGTCCTCACAGTATTAAGTCTGAACTCTGTCTTGCAGGTCTCCCAGATATTGTCGTGGATGGGGTTCTTCAGGGGTTTTACCCCCGCGACATTCGGGTCAGCTTCACTGCCCCTATTCTCACCGAGCCTGCATCTTCTATAGAGGCCTGAAATGATAGTTAGtaagatttaatgttttaaagtagAATATGCAGTCCAGTCAAATATGTAATGACACCAAGAACGATGAATGAAAGCATACAGGAGATCACAGAAGAAAACAGCCATAACTAGGTCACTTGGGTGATGCTTTTGTCGCAAATCAGCGGCCCCAGTGGGATTTAAATGTGAAACCAAGGCTTTCTTTGTTTCGATACTCCTCTTATTGTGATGTTCAGCCCTTTGAGAATCTGATATTGAGGGTAAAAGTCATCACGAAACTTGGATCTGTTTTCAGAGGTAGTCTCTcagtttctttctgtgtttttaatcgTGAAGACGGATGTTAGTTTAAGTAACAtacaaactgtttttaatgaagATTTTGGGCACATACAAACTTGTCTTTTATCCATTTTCGCAACACTGTAGCTTAGTTAAATATTTAGGATAACAGAGCCATGTGGGAGTGTAGAGGATGAGTTGAAATCCAAGGTGGATGGGGTTTAGTTTTTTAAAGGTattcttgtttatatttgtgtcaTTGTTGCTACAGACCTGATAGAAGCAGAACTGACATTTTATTACAGACATTTACAGAGTTTGAATGAGGTCAAACACAATCAAGCCATCGGCCGAATACTGGTGCTAAGGCTATGATATGTTGAAGCAAGTGTTTTCACTGTAAACtaatgtttttgaagttttgtaTCGTCTTGTTTATATTAAAATTATCATAAAGAATCAGCGATGACTCATCCTGTGTGGATTCTCTATTTAAAGCGGAGCCGACAAACAAGATGATCAACATTCTTCTTTCTGAAACTAAAGGTTATGTTTTGACAGCTTTGTCCTTGCAAAATATGTGATGTGTTCATAAATAACCTTTAAGACAACAACTGGATTTAAAATgttcctctgtgacattaaatgCACGACTAAATAAGCAACAATCAATTGTGAATTGAACAGACAAAACTCAGCTGTTGTTCTTTATCATGAGGTGGTTTGATCACACTTGTTCAACAGTGACAAAACAATCCACCAACTACCATCAGATTTTGATTGAAAAGTTGCTTGATCGTCTTGTTTCTGAAAGGAGACCACAGCACTTAAAACCAGTGAGAGACAAAACAGCACAGAAAGAAATCGCTCATGTAAAATAACCAAAACTTTGAGAGAAAATGATGTTCATGTAGGATCTTATCACTCAGAGAAAACACATCCGGCTCTTAAACCTGCAAAGTAGTTTAAAAAGTATTCTGATCtgttacttaaataaaagtactaataccgTACAGTGAAAATACTCAAACTctgagtaaaagtcctgcattgtCACTGCACATAAATCATTTACCACAtttcataaaataaaagcttcagtAAAGTACCTCGaaatttttatttatgttcagtatgtgagtaaatgtacttagttactttccaccattgCACCAACAGTAGGTGAACACAGCGAGACAGATTCAAATACATCATGCACTTCGAAAAAAGGGAA
This sequence is a window from Pagrus major chromosome 8, Pma_NU_1.0. Protein-coding genes within it:
- the snx22 gene encoding sorting nexin-22 yields the protein MVLSEDFPMIEVSIPSMEREVDESGKSKKLFRVEILFNERKHFVLRRSSEFQTLHRKLRKIIQTPDFPSKRNPHLRTKPMEQRRQELEDYIQEIIYQNEDVPQVLLDFLHLKHFHTGNKISSTESLDELDSQDYSYQLPHQRVFGFFQDPYISDCTSGLPDIVVDGVLQGFYPRDIRVSFTAPILTEPASSIEA